A genomic window from Pseudanabaena yagii GIHE-NHR1 includes:
- the mrdA gene encoding penicillin-binding protein 2, whose amino-acid sequence MTFTQRKTSPFNPTENMRTMGKGMRAAILFLLGVLMLLGILGGRLFYLQIIEGDLNQQLAENNRIRLIAKPPERGRLFDRKGNILASSRLAHVVYLWPIAQSKDKWQPIIERLAQLMGVSAQTISDKLEQEGYNSPNLVRISTAISPKLVTVLSEHSLELPGVKVEPEAVRYYPNGDVAAHLLGYTGELTAEELPKLREKGYRPGDVIGKAGVEYAFENMLRGEWGGQQVEVDAFGKVLRILGQKPPKAGNAVKLTIDLDLEKAVEKILGEQQGGIVAMNPNNGEILAMVSHPAFDPNLFSGKISEATWKRLQEKDHPFVNRTLQVYPPASTFKVVTMTAALESKAFSPSDVLPTYPYLDVGGFQFWDHNKAGFGTIGFYEAMAYSSNTFFGQVGMRVGERTLAEWSHKYGYGEYSGIEIKEEETKGTVPDPEWKQKVVGEPWYVGNTLNMSIGQGDVQANLVQVSMMTSGVANGGFRIRPHLLLEDNDAREWKQSLNISPTNLAALQKALKSVFEFGTASSLSSAEIAMAGKSGTAQDPPRPNHAWFTLYAPFEKPEIVVTVFAENAGGGGGSAIAAPLAVQTVEAYMQIKKQGNSPNNPPVPVPAQN is encoded by the coding sequence GGGGATGCGAGCCGCAATTTTATTTTTGCTGGGCGTACTGATGCTGCTGGGAATTTTGGGGGGGCGACTATTTTACTTACAAATAATTGAGGGCGATCTCAATCAACAACTTGCAGAAAATAATCGGATTCGCCTGATTGCGAAACCACCTGAGCGTGGTCGGCTATTCGATCGCAAAGGAAATATTCTTGCCTCTAGCCGACTAGCTCATGTGGTGTATCTCTGGCCGATCGCTCAATCTAAGGATAAATGGCAACCAATTATTGAGCGCTTGGCGCAGTTAATGGGAGTCTCTGCTCAGACCATTTCTGACAAGCTAGAGCAGGAGGGGTATAACTCGCCCAATTTGGTCAGAATCTCTACAGCTATTAGCCCCAAACTTGTAACAGTGCTCTCGGAGCATAGCCTTGAGTTACCGGGGGTCAAGGTAGAGCCAGAGGCAGTCCGCTATTACCCTAATGGTGATGTCGCCGCCCATTTGCTGGGATATACAGGAGAATTAACTGCCGAAGAATTACCCAAATTGCGCGAAAAAGGCTATCGTCCGGGGGATGTGATTGGTAAAGCAGGTGTAGAGTATGCCTTTGAGAATATGTTGCGTGGTGAATGGGGTGGTCAACAGGTAGAAGTTGATGCCTTTGGTAAGGTGTTGCGGATTTTAGGACAAAAGCCTCCCAAAGCAGGAAATGCTGTCAAACTAACCATCGATCTCGATTTAGAAAAAGCAGTTGAGAAGATTTTAGGAGAGCAGCAAGGCGGCATCGTGGCGATGAATCCTAATAATGGCGAAATATTGGCAATGGTCAGTCATCCCGCCTTTGATCCCAATTTATTTTCTGGCAAAATCTCCGAAGCAACATGGAAGCGCCTTCAAGAAAAAGATCACCCCTTTGTTAATCGCACTCTACAGGTATATCCCCCCGCAAGTACCTTCAAGGTTGTGACCATGACTGCGGCGCTAGAGAGCAAAGCATTTAGTCCCAGTGATGTATTGCCGACATATCCATACCTTGATGTGGGTGGCTTCCAGTTTTGGGATCACAACAAAGCAGGCTTTGGCACGATTGGTTTCTATGAAGCGATGGCCTATAGCAGTAATACGTTCTTTGGTCAGGTTGGTATGCGTGTGGGTGAAAGGACTCTTGCTGAATGGTCACATAAATACGGCTATGGTGAATATTCGGGCATTGAAATTAAAGAGGAAGAGACTAAAGGTACGGTTCCCGATCCAGAGTGGAAGCAGAAAGTGGTGGGCGAACCTTGGTATGTGGGCAATACCCTAAATATGTCGATCGGTCAGGGTGATGTGCAAGCAAATCTTGTGCAGGTTTCGATGATGACCTCTGGGGTCGCCAATGGGGGCTTTAGGATCAGACCACATTTGCTCCTCGAAGATAATGATGCTAGGGAATGGAAACAGTCCTTAAATATATCTCCAACTAATTTGGCAGCCCTGCAAAAAGCGCTCAAATCAGTATTTGAGTTTGGAACTGCTTCATCTCTAAGTTCTGCGGAAATTGCGATGGCTGGTAAATCTGGTACGGCGCAAGATCCGCCACGTCCTAACCACGCATGGTTTACTTTGTATGCTCCCTTCGAGAAACCTGAAATTGTGGTGACAGTATTTGCAGAAAATGCTGGTGGTGGTGGTGGTAGCGCGATCGCTGCTCCTCTCGCAGTTCAAACGGTAGAAGCCTATATGCAAATCAAAAAGCAAGGTAATTCACCCAATAATCCCCCAGTTCCTGTACCAGCCCAAAACTAA
- a CDS encoding AAA family ATPase — MHLQRVQVPDFRVLKDVDITFEKNFNPRVFPLGSQNGGGKSTLLQLIFVLLHCPTNPERLSALKNLIDGFNLRENENKRVLAKIDIWDGEKSVELEFFVCGDTYIDEILNFVRNKQDERAPNYFFQTFLELEDIQQKISEIPSKEITLQNIIEQIEIRNNEISSSSKFPDRLKTRLLSLDIDIDSIKIDYSDANYLIKIEQELKLQLSNKHLELRIKERLLSNNIHEFITDIKSVNIEYITICSSEAGNHKNKALLCSINNKNTNFDEQFLNKLSNKIFLAAPSTQVFLFLNKKAIKSLFNESNDMNYYQSELTKMKSDLSGLFTYDFLATNILIKAFKNARDKDFKEALKTGEYGKNYQKLLKDLDFLLHDKQVNFMDDFSGLTFKLDRFKDSIELYPEDLSHGELKRLSIYIWLKYQNIEDAIVLMDEVDLALHPDWQYQIVSDLLDWVPSNQYILATHSYELCNALTPSHVKILEPKLTERRSD, encoded by the coding sequence ATGCATTTACAAAGAGTCCAAGTTCCTGATTTTCGGGTTCTAAAGGATGTAGATATCACTTTTGAGAAAAACTTTAATCCTAGAGTTTTTCCACTTGGCAGTCAGAATGGTGGTGGGAAAAGTACTTTATTACAATTGATTTTTGTATTGCTACATTGTCCAACTAATCCTGAGCGTTTGTCTGCTTTAAAGAATTTAATTGATGGGTTTAATTTGCGTGAAAATGAGAATAAAAGGGTACTGGCAAAAATTGATATTTGGGATGGAGAAAAATCTGTGGAGCTAGAATTTTTTGTTTGTGGCGATACTTATATTGATGAAATATTAAACTTTGTACGAAACAAGCAAGATGAGAGAGCGCCAAACTACTTCTTTCAAACATTTTTAGAGTTAGAGGATATTCAACAAAAAATCTCTGAAATTCCTAGTAAAGAAATAACACTACAAAATATTATCGAACAGATTGAAATTAGAAATAACGAAATAAGTTCTTCTTCAAAATTTCCTGATCGTCTAAAGACTCGTCTATTAAGTTTAGATATTGATATTGATTCTATTAAAATTGATTATTCGGATGCTAACTACTTAATTAAAATTGAGCAAGAACTAAAACTACAGTTGTCAAATAAACATCTGGAATTGAGGATTAAAGAAAGGCTATTGTCTAATAATATACATGAATTTATAACAGATATTAAATCAGTTAATATTGAATATATAACTATTTGCTCATCTGAAGCTGGTAATCATAAGAATAAAGCTTTACTATGTAGTATCAACAATAAAAACACAAATTTTGACGAACAATTCTTGAATAAATTGTCAAACAAGATTTTTTTAGCTGCTCCATCTACTCAAGTGTTTTTGTTTCTTAATAAAAAAGCAATAAAATCTCTTTTTAATGAGTCTAATGATATGAATTATTATCAATCAGAGCTTACCAAAATGAAATCTGATTTGTCGGGATTGTTTACTTATGACTTCTTAGCAACTAATATTCTGATTAAAGCTTTTAAAAATGCCAGAGACAAAGACTTTAAAGAAGCTCTTAAAACTGGTGAATATGGTAAAAACTATCAAAAACTATTAAAAGATTTAGATTTTTTACTGCATGACAAACAAGTTAATTTCATGGATGATTTTTCTGGATTAACATTTAAACTTGATAGATTTAAAGATAGTATTGAGCTTTATCCAGAAGATTTGAGTCATGGTGAGTTAAAACGACTTAGTATTTATATATGGTTGAAATATCAAAATATCGAAGACGCAATTGTATTAATGGATGAAGTCGATCTTGCGTTGCATCCAGATTGGCAGTATCAAATTGTATCTGATTTACTTGATTGGGTTCCTAGTAATCAATATATATTAGCTACTCATTCCTACGAATTGTGTAATGCCTTAACACCTTCCCATGTAAAAATATTAGAACCAAAACTTACTGAAAGACGTAGCGATTAG
- the ilvC gene encoding ketol-acid reductoisomerase: MARMYYDTDANLEFLAGKTVAIIGYGSQGHAHALNLKDSGVNVIVGLYQGSPSWQKAEADGLTVKTVADASAAADLIMILLPDETQKAIYATEIAPNLKAGDTLAFAHGFNIHFAQVVPPADVDVIMVAPKGPGHLVRRTYTQGQGVPALFAVYQDASGQARDRAMAYAKGIGGTRGGVLETTFREETETDLFGEQAVLCGGLCALIKAGFETLVEAGYQPELAYFECLHEVKLIVDLVVEGGMSNMRYSISNTAEYGDYTRGPRVVNAETKAEMKKILSEIQSGQFAREFVLENQAGKPGFTAMRRQEAEHQIESVGKELRSMFSWLKKI; encoded by the coding sequence ATGGCTCGGATGTACTACGACACGGACGCAAATCTTGAATTTTTAGCGGGTAAGACGGTCGCAATTATTGGCTACGGTTCTCAGGGTCACGCCCATGCCCTCAACCTCAAAGATAGCGGCGTGAATGTCATCGTGGGGTTATATCAAGGCAGTCCCTCATGGCAAAAAGCAGAAGCTGATGGTTTGACCGTTAAGACCGTAGCTGATGCGTCGGCAGCGGCTGACCTCATTATGATTCTATTGCCTGATGAAACTCAAAAAGCAATTTATGCTACCGAAATTGCACCAAACCTCAAAGCAGGCGATACCCTAGCCTTTGCTCATGGTTTTAATATCCACTTCGCACAGGTTGTGCCTCCTGCCGATGTTGATGTGATCATGGTTGCACCTAAAGGTCCTGGACACTTGGTACGCCGCACCTATACTCAAGGTCAAGGTGTTCCTGCATTGTTCGCAGTTTACCAAGATGCTTCTGGTCAAGCACGCGATCGCGCTATGGCATATGCCAAGGGCATCGGCGGCACTCGTGGCGGTGTTCTCGAAACCACCTTCCGTGAAGAAACCGAAACCGACCTCTTCGGCGAACAAGCAGTACTTTGCGGCGGTTTGTGCGCTTTGATCAAGGCTGGTTTTGAAACCCTCGTTGAAGCTGGCTATCAACCCGAACTCGCCTACTTTGAGTGCTTGCACGAAGTTAAGCTAATCGTTGACTTGGTGGTTGAAGGCGGTATGTCCAATATGCGCTACAGCATCTCCAACACCGCAGAATATGGCGACTACACCCGTGGACCTCGCGTCGTTAATGCCGAAACCAAGGCAGAAATGAAGAAGATCCTTTCGGAAATTCAGTCTGGTCAATTTGCGCGTGAGTTCGTTCTTGAAAACCAAGCTGGTAAGCCCGGATTTACCGCAATGCGTCGTCAAGAAGCTGAGCATCAAATCGAGTCCGTTGGTAAAGAGCTACGCTCTATGTTTAGCTGGTTGAAGAAAATCTAG
- a CDS encoding serine/threonine protein kinase, with product MAELHQAGEIVQDRYRISHVLGQGGIGITYAAEDLQTGDRVALKALSLRRMNEWKVLELFEREAKVLAQLDHPAIPRYLDYFQIDHQRDRDFYIVQQLVEGRSLAQEIANGWHGSESDIQQIAEQVLDVLIYLHELKPPVVHRDIKPQNLIRQPNGKIALVDFGAVQDTYRNTQIGGSTIVGTYGYMPPEQFRGKSLPATDLYALGATILFLLTGRSPADLPEVRFKINFRDSVDISPHFADWLEKMIEPAIEDRFSSARQALRALQNPKNLPSIEQRIKALDIQHLLNQTGDRPVSQRRYEKPLGSRIELKKNDYFLEIDIPPTGWHGEGVSLLIFAICWNGFLVFWTSLASRAGFFALFSIPFWLVGIGMAYTALSTVFGKVHLLIGDRNFSLEWDILGAKRRIQGKTQDLRPLELKSFYEVNNQPVMQLCLNQGIYSHKFGSGLSRVEKEWLMQEINDFLEIWRSQH from the coding sequence GTGGCAGAACTACATCAAGCTGGCGAAATAGTTCAAGACCGTTATCGTATTTCTCATGTTTTGGGACAGGGGGGAATTGGTATCACTTATGCTGCTGAAGATTTGCAAACGGGCGATCGCGTTGCACTCAAGGCTTTATCGCTGCGGCGGATGAATGAATGGAAAGTATTAGAGCTATTTGAACGGGAAGCTAAGGTCTTAGCCCAACTCGATCATCCTGCTATTCCCCGATACCTAGACTATTTTCAGATCGATCATCAAAGAGATCGCGATTTTTACATCGTGCAGCAATTAGTAGAGGGGCGATCGCTAGCACAGGAAATTGCCAATGGTTGGCATGGCAGCGAATCTGACATTCAACAAATTGCAGAACAAGTTCTCGATGTATTGATCTATCTCCATGAACTGAAGCCACCCGTAGTACATCGCGATATCAAACCACAAAATCTGATTCGGCAACCCAATGGAAAAATTGCCCTTGTTGATTTTGGCGCAGTGCAAGATACCTATCGCAATACTCAAATAGGCGGTAGTACGATCGTTGGTACTTATGGTTATATGCCACCCGAACAATTTCGCGGAAAGTCATTACCTGCCACCGATCTCTATGCCCTCGGTGCAACAATTTTATTTTTACTGACGGGGCGATCGCCTGCGGACTTGCCTGAGGTCAGATTCAAAATTAACTTCCGTGATTCTGTCGATATTTCACCGCACTTTGCTGATTGGCTCGAAAAGATGATCGAACCTGCGATCGAGGATCGGTTTAGTAGTGCCAGACAAGCTCTCAGAGCTTTACAAAACCCCAAAAATTTACCATCCATTGAGCAACGTATTAAGGCTCTTGATATTCAGCATTTACTCAATCAAACAGGCGATCGCCCAGTTTCTCAACGCCGCTATGAGAAGCCCCTCGGTAGTCGGATCGAACTGAAAAAGAATGACTATTTTTTAGAAATTGATATACCACCAACAGGCTGGCATGGTGAAGGAGTCAGTTTATTAATATTTGCAATTTGCTGGAATGGCTTTCTGGTGTTTTGGACATCCTTGGCTTCGAGAGCAGGATTTTTTGCCCTGTTTTCGATTCCATTTTGGCTTGTGGGTATTGGCATGGCTTATACGGCTTTATCAACGGTATTCGGTAAAGTGCATCTTCTGATCGGCGATCGCAATTTCAGTCTTGAATGGGATATTCTCGGTGCAAAGCGACGTATACAGGGTAAAACTCAAGATTTGCGCCCCCTAGAGCTAAAGAGTTTTTATGAAGTCAACAATCAACCCGTCATGCAGCTATGCCTAAATCAAGGTATCTATTCCCACAAATTTGGGTCGGGTTTAAGTCGGGTAGAAAAAGAATGGCTAATGCAAGAAATTAATGATTTTTTAGAAATATGGAGATCGCAGCATTAA
- a CDS encoding Uma2 family endonuclease has product MVAITDQRSQPQIINQVQAVIPTTSEIVYPSSDGEPLAETQQHVLAILMTLALLRLYLQDQQAVVFADQFLYYIEGNPRARVAPDVMVVFDIEKRLYANYKIWEGKQTPAIIFEVTSAGTKEVDWNFKKTLYEQLGVTEYWLFDPYGEWVAEKLQGFRLNEDDIYKPISDNCSQVLQLRLQAEEYLIGFYRLDNGEKLLTPEELYIAAQEANQRAEAANQRLEAASKRALQEKARADRLAEKLRQLGIDLDDEI; this is encoded by the coding sequence ATGGTAGCTATCACCGATCAGCGATCGCAACCTCAAATCATTAACCAAGTACAGGCTGTCATCCCCACAACCTCAGAAATTGTCTATCCCAGTTCCGATGGAGAACCCTTGGCAGAAACCCAACAGCATGTTTTAGCAATCCTGATGACCCTTGCTCTCTTGAGACTGTATTTACAGGATCAGCAAGCGGTGGTCTTTGCCGATCAATTTCTCTATTACATTGAGGGCAATCCCAGAGCTAGAGTTGCACCTGATGTGATGGTGGTTTTCGATATTGAGAAACGACTCTATGCTAATTATAAGATTTGGGAGGGAAAGCAAACTCCTGCAATTATTTTTGAGGTGACATCCGCAGGGACAAAGGAAGTAGATTGGAACTTTAAGAAGACACTATATGAACAATTAGGGGTTACGGAATATTGGCTATTTGATCCCTACGGTGAATGGGTTGCCGAAAAGTTGCAAGGTTTTCGACTGAATGAGGATGATATATATAAGCCCATCAGCGACAATTGCAGCCAAGTTCTGCAACTGAGACTACAAGCTGAAGAATATCTGATCGGGTTTTACCGTCTTGATAATGGTGAGAAGTTGCTCACTCCTGAGGAGTTATACATCGCCGCGCAGGAGGCTAATCAAAGGGCAGAAGCAGCTAATCAAAGGTTAGAAGCAGCTAGTAAGCGAGCGTTACAGGAAAAAGCACGGGCTGATCGGCTTGCAGAGAAGCTACGGCAGTTGGGTATTGATTTGGATGATGAGATCTGA
- the aat gene encoding leucyl/phenylalanyl-tRNA--protein transferase yields MERFDIRSVIDGYSQGYFLMSEGDGQPIEWYYTNERTLIPLDDRFRYPKSLQRAINQNRFEVKIDSAFEQVVEGCADRETTWISNELRSLYFNLHQAGWAHSFETWQGDKLAGGILGIAIRGVFIGESMFFKIPEGSKVAMVKLVEHLRSRGYGLFDAQLMNPHLARFGAYEIDDQSYQNLLQKALTKSCVFV; encoded by the coding sequence GTGGAAAGGTTTGATATCCGCAGCGTTATTGACGGTTATAGCCAAGGCTACTTTTTGATGTCCGAAGGTGATGGACAGCCAATTGAGTGGTATTACACCAATGAACGCACCTTGATCCCCCTTGACGATCGCTTTCGCTATCCCAAATCTTTGCAGCGGGCAATCAATCAAAATCGCTTTGAAGTCAAGATTGATAGTGCATTTGAGCAGGTTGTAGAAGGCTGTGCCGATCGCGAAACGACATGGATCTCCAACGAACTGCGATCGCTATATTTTAATTTGCACCAAGCAGGTTGGGCACATAGTTTTGAGACATGGCAAGGCGACAAGTTAGCAGGCGGAATTCTGGGGATCGCTATTCGTGGCGTATTTATTGGTGAGTCGATGTTTTTTAAAATTCCTGAAGGCTCAAAGGTGGCAATGGTGAAGTTAGTAGAGCATTTGCGATCGCGGGGTTATGGTTTATTTGATGCTCAGTTAATGAATCCGCATTTAGCAAGATTTGGAGCCTATGAAATTGACGACCAAAGTTACCAAAATCTATTACAAAAAGCATTAACTAAATCTTGTGTTTTTGTATGA
- the clpB gene encoding ATP-dependent chaperone ClpB has protein sequence MQPTNPNQFTEKAWAAIARTPDVVKAAQQQQIEPEHLLKSLLEEEGLASSIFSKAGINIQRLRDRTDEFINRQPKVSSSNTAVYLGKNLDVLLDRAEKERKSFGDDFISIEHILLPYCKDDRFGKPLYQEMGIDEAKLRNIIQQVRGSQKVSDQNPENKYEALTKYGRDLTELAREGKLDPVIGRDDEIRRTIQILSRRTKNNPVLIGEPGVGKTAIAEGLAQRILSGDVPESLQERKLIALDMGGLIAGAKYRGEFEERLKAVLKEVTESNGHIILFIDEIHTVVGAGATQGAMDAGNLLKPMLARGELRCIGATTLDEYRKYIEKDAALERRFQQVYIDQPNVEDTISILRGLRDRYELHHGVKISDTALVAAATLSNRYISDRFLPDKAIDLVDESAAKLKMEITSQPETLDEINRKVIQLEMECLSLKKETDRESLDRLEKLNKELGDLKEEQTTLKAQWEAEKQVIDNIRKLKENIDHVNVEIQQAERNYDLNKAAELKYGKLTDLQRQLEIAEVNLKEAQTSGRSLLRQEVTEEDIAEIISKWSGIPVSKLVESEKEKLLQLEDVLHDRVVGQEEAVTAIADAIQRSRAGLADPNRPIASFIFLGPTGVGKTELAKALAAYLFDTEDSMVRIDMSEYMEKHSVSRLVGAPPGYVGYEEGGQLTEAVRRRPYAVILFDEIEKAHPDVFNIMLQILDDGRVTDSQGRTVDFKNSIIIMTSNVGSQYILDIAGDDARHEEMRARVMESMQSSFRPEFLNRIDEIVIFHALRREQLRRIVKLQVQRLEKRLGDRRMTLKLADAALDFIAEVGYDPVYGARPLKRIIQRQLETQIAKGILRGDFSDGDTIFVDIENERLAFKRLHSGLVTV, from the coding sequence ATGCAACCAACTAATCCTAATCAATTTACTGAAAAAGCATGGGCGGCGATCGCAAGGACACCCGACGTGGTGAAAGCAGCCCAACAACAACAAATAGAGCCTGAACATTTACTCAAATCCTTGCTAGAGGAAGAAGGGCTAGCATCGAGTATTTTTAGCAAAGCGGGGATCAATATTCAGCGTTTGCGCGATCGCACCGATGAGTTTATTAATCGTCAGCCCAAAGTATCTAGCTCAAATACGGCGGTGTACTTAGGTAAAAATTTAGATGTCTTACTAGATCGCGCTGAAAAGGAACGTAAAAGTTTTGGCGATGATTTTATTTCCATTGAGCATATCCTCTTGCCCTACTGCAAAGACGATCGCTTCGGCAAACCCCTCTATCAAGAAATGGGAATCGATGAAGCAAAGCTCCGTAACATTATTCAGCAAGTGCGAGGCAGTCAAAAAGTGAGTGATCAAAATCCCGAAAACAAGTACGAAGCTTTAACTAAATATGGTCGTGATCTAACAGAGTTAGCCCGTGAAGGTAAGCTTGATCCCGTGATCGGTCGTGATGATGAAATTCGCCGCACGATCCAGATTTTGTCACGCCGTACTAAAAATAATCCTGTCTTAATCGGTGAACCGGGGGTAGGTAAAACGGCGATCGCTGAAGGACTAGCTCAACGCATTCTCAGTGGTGATGTGCCTGAGTCGCTGCAAGAACGTAAGCTCATTGCGCTGGATATGGGCGGCTTGATTGCGGGTGCAAAATATCGGGGTGAATTTGAGGAACGGCTGAAAGCGGTTCTGAAGGAAGTTACCGAGTCGAACGGGCATATCATTCTATTTATTGATGAAATTCATACCGTTGTCGGCGCAGGGGCAACACAAGGTGCAATGGATGCGGGTAACTTGCTCAAGCCCATGTTGGCGAGAGGTGAGTTGCGTTGTATTGGTGCAACGACTTTGGATGAATATCGGAAATATATTGAAAAAGATGCTGCCCTTGAGCGTCGGTTCCAACAGGTTTACATCGATCAGCCCAATGTTGAAGATACAATTTCGATTTTGCGGGGTCTGCGCGATCGCTACGAGTTGCACCATGGCGTAAAAATCTCCGATACCGCGCTAGTTGCTGCCGCCACCCTTTCCAATCGCTATATTAGCGATCGCTTTTTACCTGACAAGGCGATCGATCTAGTTGACGAGTCCGCCGCGAAGCTGAAAATGGAAATCACTTCTCAACCTGAAACCCTTGATGAAATCAATCGCAAGGTGATTCAGCTAGAGATGGAATGTCTCTCTCTCAAAAAAGAAACCGATCGCGAGTCCCTAGATCGCCTCGAAAAATTGAATAAAGAATTGGGCGACTTGAAGGAAGAACAAACCACCCTCAAGGCTCAGTGGGAAGCCGAGAAACAGGTGATCGATAACATCCGTAAACTCAAGGAAAATATTGATCATGTCAATGTCGAGATTCAACAAGCAGAGCGCAATTACGACCTAAACAAAGCAGCGGAGTTGAAGTATGGCAAATTAACGGATTTGCAACGTCAGTTAGAAATTGCGGAGGTCAATCTCAAGGAAGCACAAACTTCAGGGCGATCGCTATTGCGTCAAGAAGTTACGGAAGAAGACATTGCCGAAATCATTTCTAAATGGTCAGGTATTCCCGTTAGCAAGTTAGTGGAATCGGAAAAAGAAAAGCTCTTGCAATTGGAAGATGTCCTCCACGATCGCGTAGTTGGTCAAGAAGAGGCTGTCACAGCGATCGCTGATGCTATCCAAAGATCCAGAGCAGGACTCGCCGATCCCAACCGTCCGATCGCTAGCTTTATTTTCCTAGGTCCCACAGGTGTCGGTAAAACGGAACTTGCCAAAGCCCTCGCCGCCTATCTCTTCGATACCGAAGACTCGATGGTACGGATTGATATGTCCGAATATATGGAGAAGCACAGCGTTTCCCGCTTAGTCGGCGCACCTCCTGGCTATGTCGGCTATGAAGAAGGCGGACAATTGACGGAAGCCGTGCGTCGTCGTCCCTATGCTGTGATTCTCTTTGATGAAATCGAAAAGGCCCATCCAGATGTATTTAATATCATGCTGCAAATCCTAGATGATGGGCGCGTTACCGATTCACAAGGTCGCACCGTTGACTTCAAGAATTCGATTATCATCATGACCAGCAACGTTGGTTCGCAATATATTCTCGATATTGCAGGAGATGATGCTCGCCATGAAGAAATGCGCGCAAGGGTAATGGAATCGATGCAATCCAGTTTCCGTCCTGAATTCCTCAATCGCATTGATGAAATTGTGATCTTCCATGCCCTCCGCCGTGAACAATTGCGACGTATCGTCAAGCTTCAAGTTCAGCGCTTAGAAAAACGTTTAGGCGATCGCCGCATGACCCTAAAACTTGCGGATGCGGCCCTCGACTTCATCGCTGAAGTTGGCTATGATCCTGTCTACGGAGCGCGTCCACTCAAACGCATCATTCAGCGACAACTGGAAACCCAAATCGCCAAAGGAATTTTGCGTGGTGACTTCTCCGATGGCGACACTATTTTTGTAGATATCGAAAATGAGCGTCTCGCCTTTAAGCGACTTCACTCTGGTTTAGTCACTGTTTAA
- a CDS encoding glycosyltransferase family 4 protein, giving the protein MESHKTVAFFLNRVDCNDGIASHCETLIRGLKDSGWKVVLITGKVGFDENSFKRLQTLKELSEEWIIFDSFNKIFPSVTSFSKILKAIKYHRIQIFHTHGYSMLFLTFVLKIFTGVKCVATSHLLNSSWSEATGVNKRLRFKHFLLKAYLKALSPKIFIAISSDIEQWLIQDIGITEKRIKKIFNGIDNKYFYPPSNEERKESRSKFKISEQDFVVTLIGRLQWEKGHKTLIDTANHIKKSNPQYSFKYIFAGSGDQREEIEKYAFEAQENRQIFLFLGYVSEPRNIYWASDIIVLPSQNEGFPLVVLEAMACGIVSIRTPAAGAYDQIEDGLNGFIIPFNDVDTLASKLIQLYENTNLRSQMVNNALKYSANKFTIESMTLGTIAAYEEAIIK; this is encoded by the coding sequence ATGGAATCGCACAAAACTGTAGCATTTTTTCTCAATCGTGTTGACTGTAACGATGGAATTGCTTCACACTGTGAAACTTTAATCCGTGGATTGAAAGATTCTGGATGGAAAGTAGTCTTAATAACAGGGAAAGTAGGATTTGATGAGAATTCCTTCAAAAGATTACAAACCTTAAAAGAGTTATCAGAAGAATGGATCATATTTGATAGTTTTAATAAAATCTTTCCATCTGTGACAAGTTTCTCCAAAATATTGAAAGCAATCAAATATCACAGAATTCAAATTTTTCATACTCATGGCTACTCAATGCTATTTTTAACATTTGTACTCAAAATTTTTACAGGAGTAAAATGCGTTGCAACATCACATCTACTTAATTCTAGTTGGTCAGAAGCAACTGGAGTGAATAAACGTCTTAGATTTAAACATTTTCTTTTAAAAGCGTATTTAAAAGCTCTATCTCCTAAGATTTTTATTGCAATATCTTCAGATATTGAGCAGTGGCTAATACAAGATATTGGTATTACTGAGAAGAGAATCAAGAAAATATTTAATGGAATTGACAATAAATATTTTTATCCTCCTAGCAATGAAGAGAGAAAAGAATCAAGGTCTAAATTTAAAATTTCTGAACAAGATTTTGTAGTTACTTTAATAGGTAGATTACAATGGGAGAAAGGACATAAAACATTAATTGATACAGCTAATCACATCAAAAAAAGCAACCCACAATACTCTTTCAAGTATATATTTGCAGGATCTGGAGACCAGAGAGAAGAAATAGAAAAATATGCTTTTGAGGCTCAAGAAAATCGCCAGATATTTCTGTTTTTAGGTTATGTCAGTGAGCCTCGAAATATTTATTGGGCTTCAGATATTATTGTTTTACCAAGTCAGAATGAAGGATTTCCGTTGGTCGTTTTGGAGGCAATGGCTTGCGGTATAGTTTCAATACGTACTCCTGCTGCTGGAGCCTATGATCAAATTGAGGATGGTCTAAATGGATTTATCATTCCTTTTAATGATGTAGATACACTTGCTTCTAAGCTAATCCAACTATATGAAAATACTAACCTGCGATCGCAAATGGTTAACAATGCCCTTAAATATTCTGCAAATAAATTTACTATAGAATCTATGACTCTAGGTACAATTGCAGCTTATGAAGAGGCAATTATAAAATAG